Part of the Faecalibacterium duncaniae genome, TCCGAATGAATCTCAATTTCAGCCGGTTCCTCGTCTGCATCCTCGTCCTCGCCAAAATCGTACTCGTCCAGATCATCGTGCCCGGTGATGTCGGCCTTGGGTTTGCGGAACTTGAAATAATAGAGTGCTGCACCGCTGCCCGCCAGAGCCAGTACCAGCAGGATCATCAGACTGCCTATGCTGGATTTCGGCTTTTCCTCCGGCGTTTCGGTGTCAGTTTTCACAGCTTCCGGGGCCGTGCAGTTGCGCAGGCTCTTTTCACACAAGGGGCAGTTTTCGTTGACATTCCCGGCCTCACATTTCACCGTGCAGGTGCAGACTTCGGCTTCCTGCGGTTCTTCATCCAGCAGGGCCAGCAAGTCGGCATCGTCCACTTGGTTCAGAAAGTGGACAGACGTTTCTTTGTCCTCATTGGCGCGGTCAATCAGGATGTAAAAATAATTCCCGGCCTTGGTGGTCACAGTGATAAGCTGCTTGTCACCGTAAAAATCATCCACCAGTGTTGCATTGCCCTTGGGCGTGATGGGCACGCCCTCCGGCTTCATGCCGCCCGTAGTCGCTTCCTCGTCCACAATCTCCGGCAGAGGTTCCGGGGCAGGGTCAGAGCCGCTTGCAAAAGCGGGCATGGAAAAGGAGCAGAGGCAGAGCAGGATAGCCAGCAGCCCAACTGCAAAACGGCAGCTCCAATCAGGTTTCATCGGCGGCATCCTCCTGTTTGTGGTACGGGGTGACAGTGGGTGCAGCGTTCAGCGCACCGCTGCGCAGGAAAGCTGCGAACTCGTCCGGCTTCATGTTCATGCTGCGCACCAGCTGAATGATTTGCAGATTTTCCTGTTCGGTCTTTTCGGCTTCCAGTTCTTTCAACTGCTGCTGGTATTCGCCGATTTTTTCTTTGAGCCGTTCGATGTCGCGCTCAATGCGGGAAAGTCTTTTTGCCATACAAAATCCTTTCTGGCGTTACGGTAAACGCCCATAGCTGTAAAAATGTTCCTGCCAATATTTTGAGTTGAGGTTTGTGTAAGAGATAGGGTCGCCGCAGTGCAGCATGATGGAATTGCCCACATAGATGCCGCAATGGCTCACGCCGGGGGTATCGTAGGTTCCCTTGAAAAACACAAGGTCACCCGGTTTGACCTGCGCCGTCGAAACAGGAGTACAGAAGTTGTAAAGGCCCTGTGCGGTCTGACGGCCCACGTTCCAGCCGGAGTGATTCAGAACCCACGAAATGTAGCCGCTGCAATCAAAGCTGGTGCTGGGCGAACTGCCGCCCCACACATACGGGTAGCCGATGTACTTCGTGGCTTCCTCCATCATGGCAGCGAACTTATCATCTTCAAGTGCTTCCGGGGGAATATCGTAGTAGGTGGGCTGCTTGATGGTGGACGCATTGGGGTACTGCGCTTTGCCGAACAAATCCGGCCGGTTGCCCAGTGTGCGCATATAGAGCGAATAGGCACTGAGCTGTTCCTCGGTCAGCACTTCCACGGGCAGGTGGGACAAATCTTTGTTCTTCAGCTTGACCGTGCAGATGTAGTATTCATACGGTTCTTGATAGGTGATAACCTGCGGCACACCATACGGGCCAATAATGACCATCATTTTTGTACGGTAGCGTATCTGCATGGTCACGGTCTCGGTCAGGATGTATTGCTTTTCAAAGAGCATTTCAAGTTCGCCCTGCACCTCGGCCAGTGTGAACACGCCGTCATGCAGCGCGGACAAAATCGAGATCAGCACATAGGGGTCATGCTCGATTTCATCCAGATAAAAATGATACTCGTCATAGTTGTGGGTGGCCTCGTAGGTGTCGAGATACCGTTGCAGTTTTTGTTCCAGCTTGGCGTAGGCTTTCTCTGCACCCAGCATATCCTTGTCCTTGGAAAAATAAGAAGATGCCGTCACGCCGGTTCCAGCGGTGCCCGCCATCACGGTGCAGGACTGCAAACCCGTTATCAAGAGCAGAGCCAGCAGACCGAACACCGCCACGATCAGAATGGTTTTCCAGTTCCGGGCCGCAAATTCGGCTACCCGTTCGCCGCCCTCGGCCGCCAGCTTCGTTACCCGGAAACCGTTCTCTGCGGTGGCGGCTGCACCCTGCGCGGCGGCTTGTCCGGCCTGCCGTGCAGCTTTGGCATACTGCTGTTTGATACGCCGTTTCTGCCACATCCGGGAAATGGGGTTGCTGGCCGCCTGTGCAATTTGCGGATTGTCCCGCAAGGATTTCTGGTAAAAGTATTCTGCATTGGCAGACATGAGCTGACGCTCTGCCTTTTCCACGGCCTTGTAGGGCTTCATCTTGTGGTGCCGGATGCCGCTGCGGATGACCTTGGCGGTCTGATGCTCCACCAGTTCTTCACCCTTGTGGCCACCCTCCACACCCACATTTTCGTGTTCGACTTCATGGATTTTTCCGTGAGCGAACAGCAACACTTCTGATAGCGGGCGGCTGGCCGGGTTTGGTTTCAGGCTGGGTGGGCCTTTGTCCTGCTGCTCAAAACGCAGGGTGGATTTTGCCTTGCCGCTGACAGCATCGTAGACTTTTCCCTTGACCGGGACGCGCTTTTTCGGCAGAGTGGCGCGGGCCGCATCCAGCTTGTCGGCCTTTGCTTCCGCCTTTTGGATATACGGCTGCAACGC contains:
- a CDS encoding C40 family peptidase; the protein is MKELQAKAKVTQTMTRDGLVVENQADATVENVSSREAEQDYSTDAEGKAEKILERAEDIKGGHKNKKKAKKAAETAATAESEDGLHGSAARLELTEEERADPALQPYIQKAEAKADKLDAARATLPKKRVPVKGKVYDAVSGKAKSTLRFEQQDKGPPSLKPNPASRPLSEVLLFAHGKIHEVEHENVGVEGGHKGEELVEHQTAKVIRSGIRHHKMKPYKAVEKAERQLMSANAEYFYQKSLRDNPQIAQAASNPISRMWQKRRIKQQYAKAARQAGQAAAQGAAATAENGFRVTKLAAEGGERVAEFAARNWKTILIVAVFGLLALLLITGLQSCTVMAGTAGTGVTASSYFSKDKDMLGAEKAYAKLEQKLQRYLDTYEATHNYDEYHFYLDEIEHDPYVLISILSALHDGVFTLAEVQGELEMLFEKQYILTETVTMQIRYRTKMMVIIGPYGVPQVITYQEPYEYYICTVKLKNKDLSHLPVEVLTEEQLSAYSLYMRTLGNRPDLFGKAQYPNASTIKQPTYYDIPPEALEDDKFAAMMEEATKYIGYPYVWGGSSPSTSFDCSGYISWVLNHSGWNVGRQTAQGLYNFCTPVSTAQVKPGDLVFFKGTYDTPGVSHCGIYVGNSIMLHCGDPISYTNLNSKYWQEHFYSYGRLP
- a CDS encoding DUF4315 family protein, with protein sequence MAKRLSRIERDIERLKEKIGEYQQQLKELEAEKTEQENLQIIQLVRSMNMKPDEFAAFLRSGALNAAPTVTPYHKQEDAADET
- a CDS encoding DUF4366 domain-containing protein, encoding MKPDWSCRFAVGLLAILLCLCSFSMPAFASGSDPAPEPLPEIVDEEATTGGMKPEGVPITPKGNATLVDDFYGDKQLITVTTKAGNYFYILIDRANEDKETSVHFLNQVDDADLLALLDEEPQEAEVCTCTVKCEAGNVNENCPLCEKSLRNCTAPEAVKTDTETPEEKPKSSIGSLMILLVLALAGSGAALYYFKFRKPKADITGHDDLDEYDFGEDEDADEEPAEIEIHSEDGQEDET